In a genomic window of Demequina muriae:
- a CDS encoding mercuric reductase, with protein sequence MTLHHTQFDTIVIGGGQAGPSLAAKLDARGERVAVFQDGPFGGTCLNDGCRPTKALRASAHAAHVARTGAPYGVHVEGVTVDVGEAVARKDALIEGWRDSSGGYFEDHETISYVTARARLAGRDGDDYRVEFDGQVVTAPRIVLNPGARSVPPRIEGLSRIDYLDHHTLLDLTEAPDRLLVIGGSYIGLEMGQIWSRFGSHVTILQSGDHVMPREDPDIADAAADFLREEGLEVRTGVRIVRAERDGDGVVLTLEDGETVAGDRVLIAAGRIPNSDDLGLDTVGVDTDERGYVTTDEHFLTSAPGIYALGDVNGRGAFTHTSYQDHEILAEHLAGEDRSVADRIPTYAVFTDPPLGRVGMTLAQAREAGITVAVADYPMANVARAALDGVTAGTIRLVVDADRDRLVGAAVLGHHGDEVIHALSMLMHLDGPASALHTWLTIHPTVAELLPTVYGALEPDDGATRGA encoded by the coding sequence ATGACCCTTCACCACACGCAGTTCGACACCATCGTCATCGGCGGCGGCCAGGCCGGACCGTCCTTGGCGGCCAAGCTCGATGCCCGCGGCGAGCGCGTCGCGGTCTTCCAGGACGGGCCGTTCGGCGGCACGTGCCTCAATGACGGCTGCCGCCCCACCAAGGCCCTCCGCGCATCGGCCCACGCGGCGCACGTGGCACGCACCGGCGCGCCGTACGGCGTCCACGTCGAAGGCGTGACCGTCGACGTCGGCGAAGCGGTCGCCCGCAAGGACGCGCTGATCGAGGGCTGGCGCGACAGCAGCGGCGGCTACTTCGAGGACCACGAGACCATCAGCTACGTCACCGCCCGCGCCCGGCTCGCAGGGCGTGACGGCGACGACTATCGGGTCGAGTTCGACGGCCAGGTCGTCACGGCGCCGCGGATCGTGCTCAATCCCGGCGCCCGGTCGGTGCCCCCGCGCATCGAGGGCCTGTCCCGCATCGACTACCTCGACCACCACACCCTGCTCGACCTCACCGAGGCGCCCGACCGTCTGCTCGTGATCGGCGGCAGCTACATCGGGCTGGAGATGGGCCAGATCTGGTCGCGTTTCGGCTCCCACGTCACGATCCTCCAGTCCGGCGACCACGTGATGCCGCGCGAGGACCCTGACATCGCCGATGCGGCGGCGGACTTCCTGCGCGAGGAGGGCCTGGAGGTGCGCACCGGCGTGCGGATCGTGCGCGCCGAGCGGGACGGGGATGGAGTGGTCCTCACGCTCGAGGACGGCGAGACCGTCGCCGGCGACCGTGTGCTCATCGCGGCGGGCCGGATCCCGAACAGCGACGACCTGGGCCTCGACACCGTCGGGGTCGACACGGACGAACGCGGCTACGTCACCACCGACGAGCACTTCCTGACCTCTGCGCCAGGCATCTACGCCCTGGGCGACGTCAACGGCCGTGGCGCCTTTACTCACACCAGCTACCAGGATCATGAGATTCTCGCGGAGCACCTCGCAGGCGAGGACCGCTCGGTCGCCGACCGCATCCCCACCTACGCGGTGTTCACCGACCCACCGCTGGGGCGCGTGGGGATGACGCTCGCGCAGGCGCGAGAGGCCGGAATCACCGTGGCCGTCGCGGACTACCCCATGGCCAACGTCGCCCGTGCCGCACTCGACGGCGTCACGGCGGGGACCATCCGGCTCGTGGTGGACGCTGATCGCGACCGGCTCGTGGGCGCGGCCGTGCTGGGCCACCACGGCGACGAGGTGATCCACGCACTGTCGATGCTGATGCACCTGGACGGGCCCGCATCGGCCCTGCACACGTGGCTCACCATCCATCCCACCGTCGCAGAACTGCTGCCCACCGTCTACGGCGCGCTGGAGCCCGACGACGGGGCGACGCGCGGGGCCTAG
- a CDS encoding TetR/AcrR family transcriptional regulator, with protein MPRRSPQHHEQRREQVLAAALRCFARDGFHAASMADVIAAAGVSAGTVYRYFPSKSALVVAAGRAVFLPASAPLTALVASGRVVRPTEAMGAMFAALLERAQRDSTDMTSLTLDVWAESQRDAEIRDALQQVYGGIRADLGALVARWQEAGHIPASEDTDALTTALAGVMPGLLLQRRIFGEVDAAGALRALGERTGL; from the coding sequence ATGCCCCGTCGCTCACCCCAGCACCACGAGCAGCGCCGTGAGCAGGTGCTCGCGGCCGCGCTGCGCTGCTTCGCACGCGACGGCTTCCATGCAGCATCGATGGCGGACGTGATCGCGGCGGCCGGCGTCTCCGCAGGGACGGTCTACCGCTACTTCCCATCCAAGTCCGCGCTGGTGGTTGCCGCCGGCCGGGCCGTGTTCCTGCCCGCCTCCGCCCCGCTCACCGCGCTCGTCGCGTCCGGCAGGGTGGTGCGCCCCACGGAGGCGATGGGCGCGATGTTCGCGGCGCTGCTGGAGAGGGCTCAGCGGGACAGCACCGACATGACCTCGCTGACCCTCGACGTGTGGGCCGAGTCGCAGCGCGATGCGGAGATTCGCGATGCCCTGCAACAGGTCTACGGAGGCATTCGCGCGGATCTGGGCGCGCTGGTGGCCCGCTGGCAGGAGGCCGGCCACATCCCCGCGAGCGAAGACACCGACGCACTGACGACTGCGCTCGCGGGCGTCATGCCAGGCCTGCTGCTCCAGCGGCGGATCTTCGGCGAGGTCGACGCCGCGGGCGCGCTCCGGGCACTGGGCGAGCGCACCGGGCTATAG
- a CDS encoding aminoglycoside phosphotransferase family protein has protein sequence MDEQLMHGPDAGPAAFNPSRLQWSDLPPHIAATVEERERSRVVDAGSVTQGFSPGYAGVVTLADGRSIFVKAVSAAQNEGARQLATAEANACTALTPDVPAPALRWSSLDEWAVLAFDVVGGASPRLPWAPDDLAAALRALEELAECRPAAGHGLEPLHHDSELFTRWRTYAQVSGRERDQRRERLGEWAPWVERHLESLVAWEADGPAAVTGDRLVHGDLRADNMIIDDDRAWLVDWPHASVAAPWVDLALMLPSVQMQRGGDAHQLFADHPLSRDVEPEEVRACVAGLAGFFLVNAVEPAPPGIPTLRAFQWGQAIPSVEWLRALDPDLARIA, from the coding sequence ATGGACGAGCAGCTCATGCATGGCCCCGATGCCGGCCCCGCCGCGTTCAACCCTTCGCGACTGCAGTGGAGCGACCTCCCGCCGCACATCGCCGCCACCGTCGAGGAGCGCGAGCGCTCGCGAGTGGTCGACGCGGGCAGCGTGACCCAAGGCTTCAGCCCGGGCTACGCCGGAGTGGTGACGCTGGCCGATGGCAGGTCGATCTTCGTCAAGGCCGTCAGCGCCGCGCAGAACGAGGGCGCCAGGCAGCTGGCCACGGCCGAGGCGAATGCCTGCACCGCCCTCACGCCCGACGTTCCCGCGCCGGCGCTGCGCTGGTCCTCGCTCGACGAGTGGGCGGTGCTCGCGTTCGACGTGGTGGGCGGTGCATCACCGCGGCTGCCATGGGCTCCCGACGATCTGGCTGCGGCCCTCCGGGCGCTCGAAGAGCTCGCCGAGTGTCGACCCGCCGCCGGCCACGGCCTCGAACCGCTGCACCACGACAGCGAACTCTTCACGCGCTGGCGCACGTACGCGCAGGTCAGTGGCAGGGAGCGGGACCAGCGCCGGGAGCGTCTAGGCGAGTGGGCACCGTGGGTGGAGCGGCACCTCGAGTCTCTGGTCGCGTGGGAGGCGGATGGCCCCGCAGCGGTCACCGGTGACCGTCTGGTGCACGGCGACCTCCGCGCCGACAACATGATCATCGACGACGACCGCGCCTGGCTCGTCGACTGGCCCCATGCCTCTGTGGCGGCTCCTTGGGTCGACCTCGCTCTCATGCTTCCGAGCGTGCAGATGCAGCGCGGGGGCGACGCTCATCAGCTCTTCGCTGATCACCCGCTGAGCCGTGACGTGGAGCCCGAGGAGGTTCGCGCGTGCGTCGCTGGGCTCGCAGGCTTCTTCCTGGTCAACGCGGTCGAGCCTGCGCCTCCTGGGATTCCCACACTGCGCGCATTTCAGTGGGGTCAGGCGATCCCGAGCGTCGAGTGGCTGCGAGCACTCGACCCGGATCTCGCGCGGATCGCCTGA
- a CDS encoding phosphatase PAP2 family protein: MTRDAWMKLPPLARAVVPGLLLVAVGAWGFVAVLDEVLDNDIIEAVDQPLIEWLVDNRVEWLTTVMTAITETFGPVVLPILILIGCAFWVWRTRSWRDPVLLAGSMVLATGISMLVKMIVARARPDAGFQTVPGYETSFSFPSGHTTGAATLVLVTGYLLWHRHGGVRAALWWVLGSVLLIALVGGTRLYLGYHFLSDVLAGACVGIVVLGLVVAVDRWLDLRDAGRASGARAAP; encoded by the coding sequence ATGACCCGTGACGCCTGGATGAAACTGCCCCCGCTGGCGCGCGCCGTGGTGCCCGGCCTGCTGCTCGTCGCCGTCGGGGCATGGGGCTTCGTCGCAGTGCTCGACGAGGTTCTCGACAACGACATCATCGAGGCAGTCGACCAGCCGCTCATCGAATGGCTCGTCGACAACCGGGTCGAGTGGCTGACCACCGTGATGACGGCGATCACGGAGACGTTCGGTCCGGTGGTGCTGCCCATCCTGATCCTGATCGGCTGCGCGTTCTGGGTGTGGCGCACGCGATCGTGGCGCGACCCCGTGCTGCTGGCGGGTTCGATGGTGCTGGCCACGGGGATCTCGATGCTCGTGAAGATGATCGTGGCGCGTGCGCGACCCGACGCGGGCTTCCAGACGGTCCCTGGCTACGAGACGTCCTTCTCGTTTCCGTCGGGTCACACCACCGGAGCGGCGACGCTGGTGCTCGTGACGGGGTACCTGCTGTGGCACCGCCACGGGGGCGTGCGCGCCGCGCTCTGGTGGGTGCTCGGGTCCGTGCTGCTCATCGCCCTTGTCGGTGGGACTCGGCTCTACCTGGGCTACCACTTCCTCTCGGACGTGCTGGCCGGCGCATGCGTGGGGATCGTGGTGCTCGGCCTCGTGGTCGCCGTCGATCGCTGGCTGGACCTCCGGGACGCAGGCCGCGCATCGGGTGCGCGCGCCGCACCCTGA
- a CDS encoding ABC transporter permease subunit → MLRTVYLKSLRDRWLGAVIAVASLFAIAWMGLWAYADMGDEATDFISQMPDAYLSLLGITSDAGVAGLMLSNMFNFLGPFVIAGLGISMGAAAIAGEETAGTMNVLGALPRSRARLLRSKALAAATIVVVAGVAASASYVVAAALAGADVGSMDLAAATVHMLVVCLMFGALSLALGAWTGNRALASGVGVGLVVLSFLASGLLPLFDGLAGWAKASPWYWISGPQPMTTGLDWAPLLVLLAVTAVLVGVAWWGLVRRDLGAGASRAPMLERLREDPRLGRAVALLAGRASTRGIATKALTDLRPYLVVAGGAMALQALVLGPLFGAMQNSAVNIGEVVEAMPESILAMVGFADFSTAEGWYFGELMTIVAPVAVAVIAINAGAALAGEERRRTVSVLATMPVSRRSLAIRKAAAIAVGSVIAGVALFAGVAGGNAIAGLGMDVTHIAAGGVLLAGLGMLLGSVAFVAGAVTGRVNAAIGASTGVAVLGWGINSFVPVNPDLADWARVSPFYYYAAGNPLEVGMTWWHLAVLVGVAAALVAVGVVAYGRRDLRG, encoded by the coding sequence ATGCTGCGCACCGTCTACCTCAAGAGCCTGCGCGACCGGTGGCTGGGCGCCGTCATCGCGGTCGCGTCACTGTTCGCCATCGCGTGGATGGGATTGTGGGCGTACGCCGACATGGGCGACGAGGCCACCGACTTCATCTCGCAGATGCCGGACGCGTACCTGTCGCTGCTGGGCATCACCTCCGACGCAGGAGTCGCGGGACTGATGCTCAGCAACATGTTCAACTTCCTGGGGCCGTTCGTGATCGCTGGCCTTGGCATCTCCATGGGGGCCGCAGCGATCGCGGGCGAGGAGACCGCGGGCACCATGAATGTGCTCGGCGCCCTGCCGCGCAGCCGCGCCCGCCTGCTCCGGTCCAAGGCCCTCGCCGCCGCGACGATCGTGGTCGTCGCCGGCGTCGCGGCGTCCGCGTCGTACGTGGTGGCGGCCGCGCTCGCCGGTGCCGACGTGGGCTCGATGGATCTGGCCGCTGCCACGGTCCACATGCTCGTGGTGTGCCTGATGTTCGGCGCCCTCTCCCTCGCCCTGGGGGCGTGGACGGGCAACCGTGCGCTCGCCTCGGGCGTGGGCGTCGGCCTCGTGGTGCTGTCGTTCCTCGCGTCCGGACTGCTGCCGCTCTTCGATGGCCTTGCCGGCTGGGCGAAGGCGTCTCCCTGGTACTGGATCAGCGGTCCGCAGCCCATGACGACCGGGCTCGACTGGGCGCCACTGCTGGTGCTGCTCGCGGTGACGGCCGTGCTCGTGGGCGTGGCGTGGTGGGGATTGGTGCGTCGTGACCTCGGGGCGGGCGCGTCGCGAGCGCCGATGCTCGAGCGGCTGCGTGAGGACCCGCGCCTGGGGCGCGCGGTCGCCCTCCTGGCGGGGCGTGCGTCGACGCGCGGGATCGCGACCAAAGCGCTGACGGACCTGCGGCCCTACCTGGTGGTGGCCGGCGGCGCGATGGCTCTCCAGGCGCTGGTGCTCGGTCCCTTGTTCGGTGCCATGCAGAACAGCGCCGTCAACATCGGAGAGGTGGTGGAGGCGATGCCGGAGTCCATCCTCGCGATGGTGGGCTTCGCGGACTTCTCGACCGCGGAGGGCTGGTACTTCGGCGAGCTCATGACGATCGTCGCGCCTGTCGCGGTCGCGGTGATCGCGATCAATGCCGGAGCGGCACTTGCGGGTGAGGAGCGGCGGCGCACGGTGAGCGTGCTGGCGACGATGCCCGTGTCGCGCAGGTCGCTGGCGATCCGCAAGGCCGCCGCGATCGCGGTCGGATCGGTCATCGCCGGCGTCGCGCTGTTCGCCGGGGTGGCGGGAGGAAACGCCATCGCCGGCCTGGGCATGGACGTGACCCACATCGCCGCCGGGGGCGTGCTGCTCGCCGGTCTGGGCATGCTGCTCGGATCGGTCGCCTTCGTGGCGGGCGCGGTCACCGGACGGGTGAACGCGGCGATCGGCGCGAGCACCGGGGTGGCAGTGCTCGGCTGGGGCATCAACAGCTTCGTGCCCGTCAACCCCGACCTCGCTGACTGGGCGCGCGTCTCGCCGTTCTACTACTACGCCGCGGGCAACCCGCTCGAGGTCGGCATGACGTGGTGGCACCTCGCGGTGCTGGTGGGGGTGGCCGCAGCGCTGGTCGCGGTGGGTGTGGTGGCGTACGGCCGTCGCGACCTGCGGGGGTAG
- a CDS encoding plastocyanin/azurin family copper-binding protein, producing the protein MSDSRLSPRILRGALAALLAVSLSACGSSGGGEVVDLGTGSTGSPAPIPASGEPTEGQAIIVPTFAFEYGYQMIAPTAAGTYTFELTNDGDMEHDLVIEGEGVSGGTEIVGPGESDSFTVELEPGTYTVYCSVGTHRSQGMEVTFTVG; encoded by the coding sequence ATGTCTGATTCGCGTCTTTCTCCCCGGATCCTCCGGGGCGCCCTGGCCGCGCTGCTCGCGGTCTCATTGAGCGCGTGCGGCTCGTCCGGCGGCGGCGAGGTCGTCGACCTCGGCACCGGCAGCACCGGGTCGCCCGCGCCCATCCCCGCGTCAGGTGAGCCCACCGAGGGTCAGGCGATCATCGTGCCGACCTTCGCGTTCGAGTACGGCTACCAGATGATCGCCCCGACGGCGGCGGGAACCTACACGTTCGAGCTCACGAACGACGGCGACATGGAGCACGACCTGGTGATCGAGGGCGAGGGCGTGAGCGGCGGCACGGAGATCGTCGGCCCCGGCGAGTCCGACTCGTTCACCGTCGAGCTCGAGCCGGGCACCTACACCGTGTATTGCTCGGTGGGCACGCACCGCTCGCAGGGCATGGAGGTCACCTTCACGGTGGGCTGA
- a CDS encoding ABC transporter permease encodes MKGMILKEFRELRRDRRTMAMLVALPIVLLIVFGYAANFTVDEIPTAVTGERADQIERALPEIFTVAADNDPDADPRQLLRDNVVDLAIDTSTQPPTAYLDGSSLFAAQSADAALARAGDAVEVEILFNPDLDTSWVMVPALIGLILTFIGTIITSIGLVKERQNGTLEQLAVMPLRPWDVILGKIAPYFILAAIDMLIVTLVGVWLFDVPFAGNPWLFAVGAGLYLFVVLGLGVLISTVSQTQAQAIQLAIMMLLPQILLSGFIFPLDAMPTVIAWIGRCLPLTYFVEMSQGIFLRGAGLTSLWPVFAVLLGMAALIFTAAVLRFRRDLAPRVHQKARAS; translated from the coding sequence ATGAAGGGCATGATTCTCAAGGAGTTCCGCGAACTTCGGCGCGACCGGCGCACCATGGCCATGCTGGTCGCACTGCCGATCGTGCTGCTCATCGTCTTCGGCTACGCCGCCAACTTCACGGTCGACGAGATCCCCACGGCTGTGACCGGCGAGCGAGCAGACCAGATCGAGCGGGCGCTGCCCGAGATCTTCACGGTGGCCGCTGACAACGATCCCGACGCCGACCCCCGGCAGCTGCTGCGCGACAACGTCGTGGACCTGGCGATCGACACCTCGACGCAGCCCCCGACCGCGTACCTCGACGGCTCGAGCCTGTTCGCCGCCCAGTCCGCCGACGCCGCCCTGGCCCGCGCGGGCGACGCCGTCGAGGTCGAGATCCTCTTCAACCCCGACCTCGACACCTCGTGGGTCATGGTGCCCGCGCTGATCGGTCTGATCTTGACCTTCATCGGCACCATCATCACCTCGATCGGCCTGGTGAAGGAGCGCCAGAACGGCACTCTGGAGCAGCTCGCAGTGATGCCCCTGAGGCCCTGGGACGTGATCTTGGGCAAGATCGCGCCCTACTTCATCCTCGCGGCGATTGACATGCTCATCGTCACCCTGGTGGGCGTGTGGCTGTTCGACGTCCCCTTCGCGGGCAATCCCTGGCTGTTCGCTGTGGGGGCTGGCCTGTACCTGTTCGTGGTGCTCGGGCTGGGTGTGCTGATCTCGACCGTGTCGCAGACCCAGGCGCAGGCGATCCAACTCGCCATCATGATGCTGCTCCCGCAGATCCTGCTCTCCGGCTTCATCTTCCCGCTCGACGCCATGCCCACCGTGATCGCCTGGATAGGTCGCTGTCTGCCGCTCACCTACTTCGTGGAGATGAGCCAGGGCATCTTCCTCCGCGGCGCGGGGCTGACCTCGCTGTGGCCGGTCTTCGCCGTGCTGCTGGGCATGGCCGCATTGATCTTCACCGCGGCCGTTCTCCGGTTCCGCCGTGACCTGGCGCCGCGCGTGCACCAGAAGGCGCGGGCCTCATGA
- a CDS encoding ATP-binding cassette domain-containing protein translates to MTADARTWGLDSVTVRYGRHVALDQVTLQATRGEVRALVGGDGAGKTTALRALAGALRPAEGEVHAPGLARIGFMPTAAGVWRDLSVDENIAFAGAVYGVRGATLRERRAALLEGSGLAGATARLAGALSGGMRQKLAFSLAMLHRPELLILDEPSTGVDPVSRIDLWRMISQAAADGAAVVMATTYLDEAERASHVLALDAGRVLIEGTPAQVRAAVPGHVATTDTPTELAYAWRRGASWRQWSPDSPASGEAPVADLEDAMVAAAFAKLAVAAGESAPAGAPVASSSIVRSPRAVPSSVPAVPRSQTGDADAAPLIRASAVSRRFGDLTAVDDVSLTVLPGEIVGLLGANGAGKTTLIRMILGLLPASAGELELFGQVPSRHTRARQGYVPQGLGLWAALTARENLDFVDAAFGSRGTALPEALTGAGGRTVGQIGLGGQRQLAFAAALGHEPELLVLDEPTSGVDPLSRARLWDVIHEHADRGVGVLVTTHYMQEAEQCDRLVLMSRGRDVAAGSRDDIVGDVRALEVEVEQWPAAFRALSEAGLLVSLAGTRVRVIGASTEQVRDALGIAGLRGGILQVPATLEEVMTARERLPA, encoded by the coding sequence ATGACGGCCGATGCGCGGACCTGGGGCCTCGACTCCGTCACCGTCCGCTACGGGCGCCACGTGGCACTGGACCAGGTGACGCTCCAGGCGACACGTGGAGAAGTACGTGCCCTGGTGGGCGGCGACGGTGCCGGGAAGACGACGGCGCTGCGCGCTCTGGCTGGCGCACTGCGGCCTGCGGAGGGCGAGGTGCATGCGCCCGGCCTGGCGCGCATCGGCTTCATGCCCACCGCCGCCGGGGTGTGGCGCGACCTGTCCGTCGACGAGAACATCGCGTTCGCGGGCGCGGTATACGGCGTGCGCGGCGCGACGTTGCGCGAGCGTCGCGCGGCCCTGCTCGAGGGCAGCGGACTCGCTGGCGCGACCGCTCGGCTGGCGGGCGCTCTGTCTGGCGGCATGCGTCAGAAGCTCGCGTTCTCCCTTGCGATGCTCCATCGGCCCGAACTGCTGATCCTGGACGAGCCGTCGACCGGCGTGGACCCGGTGAGTCGCATCGACCTGTGGCGGATGATCTCCCAGGCCGCCGCAGACGGCGCGGCCGTGGTGATGGCGACCACGTACCTGGACGAGGCCGAGCGCGCCTCGCACGTGCTCGCCCTCGATGCCGGACGCGTGCTCATCGAGGGCACTCCCGCACAGGTGCGAGCCGCTGTTCCGGGCCACGTGGCCACGACTGACACTCCTACCGAGCTCGCGTACGCGTGGCGGCGCGGCGCGTCATGGCGCCAATGGTCTCCAGATTCCCCAGCATCAGGCGAGGCCCCCGTGGCGGATCTGGAGGACGCGATGGTCGCCGCTGCGTTCGCGAAGCTGGCGGTCGCCGCGGGGGAGAGCGCGCCGGCCGGCGCACCCGTGGCGTCGTCGTCCATCGTCCGGTCGCCCCGCGCCGTGCCATCCTCGGTGCCGGCCGTGCCGCGCAGCCAGACGGGTGACGCGGACGCGGCCCCCCTCATCCGCGCTTCGGCCGTCAGCCGGCGGTTCGGTGACCTCACGGCCGTCGATGACGTGTCGCTGACGGTGCTGCCCGGCGAGATCGTGGGACTGCTCGGCGCCAACGGCGCCGGGAAGACCACGCTGATCCGGATGATCCTGGGCCTGCTGCCTGCCTCGGCGGGCGAGCTGGAGCTGTTCGGACAGGTTCCGTCGCGGCACACCCGCGCGCGCCAGGGATACGTGCCGCAAGGTCTGGGCCTGTGGGCCGCACTCACGGCGCGCGAGAACCTCGACTTCGTGGATGCCGCGTTCGGGTCTCGCGGTACCGCGCTGCCCGAGGCGCTCACGGGCGCGGGCGGCCGCACCGTGGGCCAGATCGGGCTGGGCGGTCAACGGCAACTCGCGTTCGCCGCAGCACTGGGGCATGAGCCCGAGCTGCTGGTGCTTGACGAGCCCACGTCAGGCGTCGACCCGCTCTCGCGCGCGCGCCTGTGGGACGTGATCCACGAGCACGCCGACCGCGGCGTCGGCGTACTCGTCACGACGCACTACATGCAGGAGGCGGAGCAGTGCGACCGACTGGTGCTGATGTCGCGGGGTCGCGACGTCGCCGCCGGGTCGCGAGACGACATCGTGGGTGACGTTCGAGCCCTTGAGGTCGAGGTCGAGCAGTGGCCGGCCGCGTTCCGCGCATTGTCCGAAGCCGGGCTTCTGGTGTCGCTCGCCGGCACGCGGGTGCGGGTGATCGGGGCGTCCACGGAGCAGGTGCGGGACGCACTGGGCATCGCCGGGCTCCGCGGCGGCATCCTCCAGGTGCCCGCCACGCTGGAGGAAGTGATGACCGCGCGCGAGCGCCTGCCGGCCTGA
- a CDS encoding S9 family peptidase, whose product MTDSYDSLSDFIAIPRIDGLALSPDGARTVLTVATLNKDATAYERALWEVPATAGATGDPVRLTRSAKGEAGAAFTSTGDVLFTSTRPDADGDDEKSQLWLLSAHGGEARCISRLAGGVSGIEALAADARAAILGAHLMPSASSLEDDARIRAARTKGKVNAILHSTYPIRDWDHDLGPAEPHLLALDLDGVPAEAARAEVPVAKDDGDAPTPYPETLPRPRDLTPQPGLSVDHRGVAVSPDGSTVIAALSVPVGRSSRTRLVSIDVASGAHTVLADEEGVDFVSPVISPDGASLAYGRGAKSTPAGPADQELWIANLDGSGAREIAADWDRWAASTAFSADGSALIVTADHDGRCPVFSIDVTTGEVTQITHDAAAYSAVAVDRTGAGLVALRATMLEPAHPVRIAFDGTVTRLANPAPAPEVSATLTDVDATAEDGTRVRGWLLTPPSASAASPAPLLLWIHGGPLNSWNQWSWRWSPALAVAQGYAVLLPDPALSTGYGLEFIARGWNSWGHKPYTDLLSITDAVESRPEIDETRTAAMGGSFGGYMANWVAGHTDRFDAIVTHAALWSLDQFGPTTDHADYWQSIFTPEAMVEHSPHHSVAEISTPMLVIHGDKDYRVPIGEGLRLWAELAEHFAAPDGSMDHRFLYFPDENHWILKPQHAIVWYETVFAFLAQHVRGEDRTLPEVLG is encoded by the coding sequence GTGACTGACTCCTACGATTCCCTGTCCGACTTCATCGCCATTCCTCGCATCGACGGCCTCGCGCTGTCGCCGGATGGCGCCCGCACCGTGCTCACCGTCGCGACCCTCAACAAGGACGCCACCGCGTACGAGCGCGCGCTGTGGGAGGTGCCGGCCACGGCCGGTGCGACTGGCGACCCGGTGCGCCTCACCCGCTCCGCGAAGGGCGAGGCGGGCGCGGCCTTCACCTCGACGGGCGATGTGCTCTTCACGTCGACCCGGCCTGATGCTGATGGCGACGATGAGAAGTCGCAGCTGTGGCTGCTCTCGGCCCACGGCGGCGAAGCCCGCTGCATCTCCCGCCTCGCTGGGGGAGTCTCGGGGATCGAGGCCCTCGCGGCCGATGCGCGCGCAGCCATTCTGGGAGCTCACCTCATGCCCTCGGCGTCTTCGCTCGAGGACGACGCGCGGATTCGGGCGGCCCGCACCAAGGGCAAGGTCAACGCGATCCTGCACAGCACGTATCCGATCCGTGATTGGGATCACGACCTGGGACCGGCCGAGCCGCACCTGCTCGCCCTGGACCTCGACGGCGTGCCCGCCGAGGCCGCGCGCGCTGAGGTCCCGGTCGCGAAGGACGATGGCGACGCACCGACGCCGTACCCCGAGACCCTGCCGCGCCCTCGCGATCTCACGCCCCAGCCGGGGCTCAGCGTCGACCACCGAGGTGTCGCGGTCAGCCCCGATGGCAGCACCGTCATCGCCGCCTTGTCGGTGCCCGTGGGGCGCTCGTCTCGCACGCGCCTGGTGTCGATCGACGTGGCGAGCGGCGCCCACACCGTGCTCGCCGACGAGGAGGGGGTCGACTTCGTGAGCCCCGTCATCAGCCCCGACGGCGCCAGCCTCGCCTACGGGCGTGGCGCCAAGTCGACGCCTGCCGGCCCCGCCGACCAGGAGCTGTGGATCGCGAATCTCGACGGCTCCGGCGCTCGCGAGATCGCCGCCGACTGGGACCGCTGGGCCGCATCGACCGCGTTCTCCGCCGACGGCTCCGCGCTGATCGTCACGGCGGACCACGACGGCCGCTGCCCGGTGTTCTCGATCGACGTCACGACCGGTGAGGTCACCCAGATCACCCACGACGCCGCCGCCTACTCCGCCGTCGCCGTGGATCGCACCGGAGCCGGACTGGTCGCGCTGCGCGCCACGATGCTCGAGCCGGCCCATCCCGTGCGGATCGCCTTCGACGGCACGGTCACCCGTCTTGCCAACCCGGCCCCCGCGCCTGAGGTGAGCGCCACGCTCACCGATGTGGACGCCACCGCCGAGGATGGCACCCGAGTGCGCGGATGGCTGCTCACCCCACCGAGCGCATCGGCCGCATCCCCGGCCCCGCTGCTGCTGTGGATCCACGGCGGGCCGCTCAACTCATGGAACCAGTGGTCGTGGCGGTGGAGCCCCGCGCTCGCGGTGGCACAGGGCTACGCAGTGCTGCTTCCCGACCCGGCGCTGTCCACCGGCTACGGTCTCGAGTTCATCGCGCGCGGCTGGAACAGCTGGGGCCACAAGCCTTACACGGACCTGCTGAGCATCACCGATGCCGTCGAGTCGCGACCCGAGATCGACGAGACCCGCACGGCCGCGATGGGCGGGTCCTTCGGCGGCTACATGGCCAACTGGGTCGCGGGCCACACCGACCGGTTCGACGCGATCGTCACGCATGCGGCGCTGTGGTCGCTCGACCAGTTCGGCCCGACGACCGACCACGCCGACTACTGGCAGTCGATCTTCACGCCCGAGGCGATGGTGGAGCACTCGCCTCATCACTCGGTGGCCGAGATCTCGACTCCCATGCTGGTCATCCATGGCGACAAGGACTACCGCGTGCCGATCGGCGAGGGTCTGCGGCTGTGGGCCGAGCTCGCCGAGCACTTTGCGGCGCCCGACGGGTCGATGGACCACCGGTTCCTGTACTTCCCCGACGAGAACCACTGGATCCTGAAGCCGCAGCACGCGATCGTCTGGTACGAGACCGTGTTCGCCTTCCTCGCGCAGCACGTGCGCGGCGAGGACCGCACGCTGCCGGAGGTATTGGGGTAG